DNA sequence from the Ammoniphilus oxalaticus genome:
ACAAAAAAAGTATCCTTTTTGACGCTATGGAAGGGGGCATAATGCTTAAATGACAGACGAAAAAAAGATCATCAGTGAAAAAAGCATGCCTGATGAGCAAGTAAGAGAGCTGTTATCCAAATACGACAAGGAATCAGCTTATCGCGATTTAAAAGGGAAAATGGGCTGGTTTGTCGCTCTCCTTGCCGTCGCTTTTTCAATTTACCAGTTATATGCATCTATACTTCCTCCGCCTCCTGCCCAAATCCATCGTACGATTCACCTGGCATTTGCATTAGGTCTCATTTACTTATTATACCCCGCAACAGGTAGAGGACATCGCTCCAAAATCGCTTGGTATGACGGTTTATTAGCGCTAATTGCGGTGTCTAGCAGTTTATATTGGGTATTTAATTTTGATCAATTAATTACCCGAACAGGAAATTATAATCAGACGGATATTTTCTTTGGCGGTTTGGTAATTGTGTTAGTTTTGGAAGCAACGAGAAGAGTTGTTGGGGTTCCGATTGTGATTATAGCGACTCTGTTTATGCTGTATGCTTTGTACGGGAACCATATGCCTGGTTTTCTGCACCACCGTGGCGTTTCTTTGAAGAGACTGATCAGTCATATGTATTTCTCACTTGAAGGAATTCTGGGGACACCACTCAGTGTTTCCGCGACGTTTATTTTCTTGTTCTTGTTATTCGGGGCGTTTCTTGAACGAACGGGCGTCGGCGCTTATTTTAATGATTTAGCTTTGACGCTGGCGGGAAAAAGAATTGGCGGACCTGCGAAAGTAGCTGTTTTCTCGAGCGCGTTGCAAGGGACGATCAGCGGAAGTTCTGTCGCAAACGTCGTTACTTCAGGGTCGTTTACGATCCCAATGATGAGGCGACTCGGTTATCGACCCGAATTTGCCGGCGCGGTTGAAGCGGCAGCTTCGACAGGCGGACAGATTATGCCGCCAATCATGGGAGCCGCTGCTTTCTTAATGGCGGAATTTACAGGGGTGCCTTATTGGGAAATTGCGAAGGCAGCCGCGATTCCCGCTATTCTTTACTTTACCGGTATTTGGATCATGGTCCATTTTGAGGCGAAGCGAATTGGTTTGCGCGGGTTGACAGAAGAGGAGATGCCTGATCGGAAAAATGTTTGGAAACATTCCTATTTGTTGTTGCCAATCATCGCTATTATTACTTTTCTAATGCTGGGTGACTCGCCCATGCGCGCCGCTTTAAAAGGAATTGTGATGACGATCATTGTCAGCATGTTCCGTAAAGAGACGCGGATGACCCTTCCAGGTGTTTTCCGCGCCCTAGAGGCTGGAGCGAGAGCTGCGCTCGGTGTTGCCGCGGCGACAGCGACAGCGGGCATGATTGTCGGCGTTGTTACGTTGACAGGGGTTGGACTAAAATTTGCTAACGGTTTGATTGGATTTGCTGGAGGAGTTCCCTTACTCATGTTA
Encoded proteins:
- a CDS encoding TRAP transporter permease, with amino-acid sequence MTDEKKIISEKSMPDEQVRELLSKYDKESAYRDLKGKMGWFVALLAVAFSIYQLYASILPPPPAQIHRTIHLAFALGLIYLLYPATGRGHRSKIAWYDGLLALIAVSSSLYWVFNFDQLITRTGNYNQTDIFFGGLVIVLVLEATRRVVGVPIVIIATLFMLYALYGNHMPGFLHHRGVSLKRLISHMYFSLEGILGTPLSVSATFIFLFLLFGAFLERTGVGAYFNDLALTLAGKRIGGPAKVAVFSSALQGTISGSSVANVVTSGSFTIPMMRRLGYRPEFAGAVEAAASTGGQIMPPIMGAAAFLMAEFTGVPYWEIAKAAAIPAILYFTGIWIMVHFEAKRIGLRGLTEEEMPDRKNVWKHSYLLLPIIAIITFLMLGDSPMRAALKGIVMTIIVSMFRKETRMTLPGVFRALEAGARAALGVAAATATAGMIVGVVTLTGVGLKFANGLIGFAGGVPLLMLFFTMISSILLGMGTPTTANYIITSTIAAPAIIAMGAPVLSAHMFTFYFGIVADITPPVALAAFAASGIAGGAAMKTGVNSTKLAIAAFIIPYIFVLSPQILLIDATFFEASFVILTAIIGMLGISAGLIGYWLAPVYWWERIWAAGAGLLLIIPGWTSDTIGMGSLAIIFVLQVIRARNNNKPLDTPLID